DNA from Sciurus carolinensis unplaced genomic scaffold, mSciCar1.2, whole genome shotgun sequence:
CACAGCTGCACTCACCCATCAGCCAGGCCTCCACTCCTGAATCCGGTTTATTGGTTCCTTCTGCTCCGTGTGTTCCATCTTTTCCTTCATATGCCTCTACCACATGCAAGCTAGAAACCAAACATCTGCTGCAGAATTCCTTCTTCTTGGCTTGACAGATGATCCTGAGTGTCAGTCCCTCCTCTCCAGCCTCTTCCTGTGCATGTACCTGGTCCATCCTGAGAGACACGCTCATCATTCCAGCTGTCAGCACTGACTCCCTTCTTCACAGTTCCACGTGCTTCTTTTTCTCCAGTCTGTGCTCTACTGACACGAGTTTAAGCACCATCCCAAAGACAGTGAACCTCCAAACACAGCATGAGAGcttcacacacacagacaggaTGCCTCTCCcaagtttgctttttctttatttttagtggtttGGAAATTTGTCTTTTTGCCATACAGGACTATGACCACCTTGTGGTCATTTGACACTCCCTGAGACACAGGGTCCACATGGGCCCTGACCTCTCTGTCTTACTGGTTCTACTCTCCCTGCTTGTTAGTGTTGTGCATGACCTAGTTCAGTCTGATGGTGCTGCACAGACCTGGAGActccccacttcttctgtgaacgtGCTCAGGTCCTCCAGCTGGCCTGTTCTGATACCCTCCTCAATAACCTGCTGGTGTATTTGGTGGCTGGTCTGTTTGCTGGTGTTCCTATCTctggaatcattttattttatattcactttatgtctgttgattgaAACACCATCATTGGGAgtataaagccttttccacctgcgGATCTCACCTGTCGTTTCCTTGTTTTATGGGACATCTTTTGGGGTGTACATTAGCTCTCCAGTGACTGACTCCCTGAGGAAGacagcagtggcctcagtgatgtactcTGTGGTCCCTCAGATGCTGAACCCATTTACCTATAGCCTGAGGAGCAGGGACATGCAGGAGGCCTTAAGGATTCTCATTGGTAGGAAAGTGTTTCCTCTGTGATGTGTCATTGCTTTGAACTTGGGTTTCTAAAGTGAGTCTCATTGACAGAATTCCTGGAGAACCAGATCACCTGATATTCCTGCCACCACCTTTTGCTAAAAGGAGATCATGTAATGACCTGGTGCATTTTCACTTCCTATGAGACCTTCAGTGTCTCATGACTATCTCTGCAGGGTTTGACACATGACTTCAATTATCTAAGCACAATTCCTAAGCTCGGGTGCAATGAGGCAGAGCCTGTAGAAGGGGTTCTAGTGACAGCACCCTTTTGCATGGTGTAGTCTCACAGCAAAGCATGTTGGGATGGCAGATATTGCAGGGATAATACGTAAacaaagcagagagaagggagaaatggagTGTTTGATCAACAGGTGCATTGTTATTGTTTGATAGGAGGAATCACTTCTGGAATTTTATGGTAAAGCAAGACAAATATAATTAACAACGATTTATGATATGTTAGACTAGGTAAAGGTGTCAATTCAATTCTAAATAGGGTGCAACTAATTTCTGCACTCAGCAGCCACCAAAGAGAATTGACTAGATTTTCTGTGTAAAATTGTAGAGAATGAACAttccaaatatttatatatatatatataatcgaTTTTAAAATGAGGAGCCATGAATGTTTGCATTTATATATCATGGTTGCTAGTATTTATGTTCTTTTACTTATATGAACACGTACAATGGATGTGCACACCTGAATTTGAATTGTCTTTTGTGATATCATGACATGAAGAGAGATGATTTTCTATAAAGATGAAATGGAAGGTGGGAATATATTGGAAAAGTGCCATGTGAAATGTGTGCCTGTCCATCCAACAGGCGATGAGAAGAAGCAATGCAGAGAATGGGGTGCTGTGTGCTGGACCTCAGGGGTCAGGAAGTCAGCCACCCTCAACTCTCCACTTGTATGGAGGTATGGGTTTGTGTTGAAGGATGTTCCCTCCTGAGATCAGAATGAGAGTAAGACTGCTGGTCTAATGAGCAGCTCTGGATTTGAGCCCCAGGGACAGACACTGCAGGAGTCAGCCTGGGGCCACCTCCCTCAGCAACCCTACATCCACCAGGACACAACACCGAGGCCTCTTCCCTAGAGATGATTCCTCTGGAAGAGGAGACTGCTGCCTCACTGAGCCTGTCTGCATTTCCTGAGGAAAGTCCTTCCATCTTCAATATCCAGGTGAAGTGCTAAAATCATTCCTCTTCAAGTCAACCAGGCAGCAGAGTCCCTCAGCAAATGCTTTGGACGTGAGGGCAAGGATGTCACTAGACTTTCATCCTGGGAAACAATGAGGGGAAATAAGAAACAGGGGAGAGAGAAACAAGTCCCCTGTGCCTCTTGTGTCAACTGTGTGTCATCTGCTGGACACATTATCATAGACATGTGCACAGAGTTCCCATTCTGCTGGGCTTAAACTCAGTACAATGGTGATGACCGTAATCAAATATCCTGAAATTTCCTGAATATTGTAGGGAAGTTGGGAAGGGGGTTTATGGGTGTCCTAGATGCTAGGGCTACCATAACCAGTACCATATATAGATTTGTCTGCATAGAAACACAAAGTTATTTTCTCAAGTTCTAAAGTCTAGAAGTCGTAAGTTCAAGGGGTGGGCAGGTGTGGTTTGCTAAAGCATTTCCAAATATTGCTGAAGCTGTCTCTCCATTTTATTATCTCTGAACTCATATTTGCCTTCAGATTCTTCAAAAACATGGCAACCATAAACCAAACAGCTGTTTCAGAATTCCTTCTCTTGGGGCTGACAGATGACCCAGCACTGCAGTCCATCATCTTCAGCatcttcctgtccatgtacctgatcaccatcctgggaaacctgctcatcatcctggctgtcagctttgactcccacctccacacccccatgtacttcttcctctccaacctgtctcTCAATGACATCTGCTTAATCACCAGCACAGTCCCCAAGATGCTAGTGAACATCCTGAGACAGGATCAGAGCATCACCTACACTGGATGCCTCTCCCAGGTCTGCTTTGTCTTAGTTTTTGGTGGTTTAGAAAATTGTCTGcttgcagtgatggcctatgaccgctatgtggccatttgtcacccccTAATATACACTGTCGTCATGAATCCCCACCTGCGTGTCCTCCTGGTTCTACTCTCCCTGGTCATTAGTATTGTGCAcgccctcctccacactctgatggtgctgaggctgtccttctgcacagacctggagatcccccacttcttctgtgaacttgctcagaTCATCAAACTGGCCTGTTCTGATACCCTCATCAATAATGTCCTGGTATACTTGGTGGCTGGTCTATTTGCTGGTGTTCCTCTCTTTgggatcattttctcttacattcacattgtgtcctctgtcttgagaatgccctcatcagaaggaaagcataaagccttttccacctgtgggtctcacctgtctgttGTCTCCCTGTTCTATGGGACAGGATTTGGGGTGTACATTAGCTCTGTAGTGACTGACTCCTCCAGGAAGActgcagtggcttcagtgatgtactCTGTGGTCACTcagatgctgaacccctttatctacagtctgaggaacagggacatgaaggGAGCCCTGAGGAAGCTCATCAGTAGGACAGCTTCTCCACCATGATGTGTTGTCATTTTCTTTGGACTTGTGTTTCTagagtacattaaaaaaaataacaggattcTTGGAGAATCAAAATGCCTGATCACTTTGTCCCTATGTTTTTCTAAGTAACTATGGAATGTAATGACCAGGTGCTTTGACCGTGGATAGAATCTTGCCATTGCTTCATGCTAACTATGTTAAGAGACATGATTTCAAGTCTTTTAACACAGTACATTTCCTCACAGAAGCAGGGTCTGAAGCTGGGTTCTGATTTTAGAATGTATTTAGAATGTGGTGCATCTCAGAATAAAGTAAATTGGAAGGCAGATAGAGCAGGGATAGTATTTAAACCAAGCTTTGGTCATGGCTAGGAACCTCTTCCTGTGCCTGGGGCCTTGTGAATTATTGCCTTATCATTAATTCTACTGTCAGGCGAAAGACAGAATATTCATAGCTTGTGAATCAGTTTCTGGGACCTGGTAATGATGGGCCATATCATTCAAGGTAATTATAGCATCCATCATATTTAAGGTCATTATCtacaaattttcataatttgataGTATATGTGTGTTGAGATGATTGTGTGATTTATGAACCTGATCCTGTTCATTTGATTCCTCTATCAAGAGTCCTTCAATCCTCATAATAAGAAAGGTATCTAACATTAATAtacttaaagaataataaagctACTTTTAATTACAAGGACACCAGAGGGAAGGGAGATGCTGGAACAGAAATCAGCACTTCACTCAGTTCTCTGTGAGGTGAATCATTCAGGGCTGGTTCTCCTCCAGGTCTTCAGGTGACTGCAGAAAATGCAGGTGTCAGGGGTCACACCCAGACATCACGCAAGAGGCAGAAACTGAGTGCCTTTATCCAGCTTATACAGATACTTAACATCTCCCTGGGTCACCCAGGTTACATTTTGCAGTGAGCTGGATGGTGGCCTTCAACATGTGAGCAAGTTGTCCTGTACCACTGAAAGGTGGCCATCATATAAGACAAGGGGTCAAGGTTATTTGTTTGGAGAGGGGATTTGCAGAGGAGCAATGTTTTCCTGCATGGTCTCTGTGAGCCATAATTGTGACATGTTTCATTTTAAGGTAGATGAAATAGTAGAGACACTAAGACAAAAAGGAGGCATTTTAATTATGGACACTGACTTTTGGATTGATGTGGCCGGTATTGGATTGATGGCCAGCACTTGATTATGTTTCAGCCTACAAAACTGACATTTTCATAGGATAGGAAAGCAGTTTCTTGACCTCTGGAGATAACACTATACAATTTATTACATCAAAGCACTTCTTTGTGACCTTGATAAATTCACACTTGAATGGACTGAACTGTCTTCCTGTTACCCTCATCATTGTCCTTCAGAACCAATCATGCTGTTACCAGCAGTTAGTGATTTATTAGCAATGCAGTGTTCACAGTGCCTGGAGACATTAAGAGTAAGCAGCCTGTCTGAGGTGGATGAACTTTGGTatctatttttctgcttttgtgaaTAAAGGTACTTGAATATTCTCCATGGATTAAGAAGGAAATCAAAGGTAGCTTTTCATTTGGGGTGGAATCATCAGCTATAACAGAGTAGTTGATCATGCTTTAGTATTTCCAAAGAGTTTTCCTAAGGACTTGAACCAGTTACCTTCCCATTAGATACTCCTGACATTCCATATCatcctcaaaatattttcatttactctgATAATCTAGTGTATGTAAAATActacttaaataatttatatatatcttATTGTGCTTTCAGAATAAGTTCACATATTATATGCCATTTGTTTCCTCTTGTGTGGTATGGGACTCATGATATTTCCATCTGCTTGCTTTTATCTTTAagtgtttttattggtgcattatagttatacatattcaatagggttcattttggcataatcatGCGTGCATGGAATATATTTGACTCCATTTCAGTCCGTAGTACTTCCTCTTACCcttgcctccttcctcccccgtctccttcctcttctctactgattttcaatcctattttaaaaattaattcatatttataatgCATTTGGGATGGTGGCTTTTGGATttgatatatatttctatttaactTTTAGTATTGAGTCTCTTCTTCATGTCATGTATAATACTTGGTAGATGCCCACAAGTGGTGAATTAAAACGGGTTTAACTTGTCAATATTTTCCCTCCTGGTCTGTGCTTCTTTGGTCATGATATTTAAGTCCCTGCTTGCCTCAATAAAGGATGTACAGTTTTGCATCCTTTATTAAACAGTTCAACTGTTCACTATAATGCCAGTTAAGCAATAAAGTAAATGTGTATTGATGAGCTGACTTCTGTCCAGACTCTTTCTTCTGAATAATAGGATGGTCATATCTTCCCCTGTGCTAATTTCCCATGCCTTAATGACAGCAACACCTGAGAAAGCTAAAACCACATTTGATACAATAacaaattctaaaacattttgagTTACAATCACAAAGGTACATTGTACCACAGATTAGTGGCTTTCCTGATGATATGAAATTTTCTGCaatatttatataaaggactCAGTATTTatgatgtgtatgtgtatatacatatgtataaatacatacatatatagtataAGTAATATACCTAGCAtgaataatatatacacatatatatatacatatatatatatatatatatataatgttactATGTTAAATGAAAACTTGGTAGTAGAATTCTAAACATGTCGATTTAACATTTAGTACATTTTGAGTAAAGAGTATATACTGAAAGCTGCTTTTTATAACATGCAATAACGAGTTCAAATTTCATGGAAATATTCTTAGAATTCACCCTAAATagttacattttaattcattttttatttgttctaaggTACATGACtgtaggatgcatttatacaatttgacaactcatacataaatggagtgtaatttctctttttcctgattGTAGATACTGTATGATCACATCACTCATACAGTCACATATGtaaatgaagtaataatgtctgtctaaATGGTTACATTTTTAATGGTACATTGactgtaattttttaatttagcagATGTATACATATCCATCTATTCATATCCACCTGATATTTTGAGAGGAAAGGTGACAATAGTGTGTGTAAGGATGTTTGCCCCTAGGAGAGCAGACGGAGTCCAGTGGAGCAGGAAGGAGCGTCACTTTGTGAAAAGGCCTTGTGATGGACATGAGCAGAaggaggtggagggaagaggacAATGCAGCCTGGGAGGTTGGGATGAGGGATCCACCAATACAAGTTGGGAAAGTTCAGGAGTTCCCCAGCTTAGGACCTCCTTTCCTCCACCAGTTGTGCCACCCAAATTACTTGAGATCATGGGTAAAAGGGGGACACAGACATTCCCTAACtcgtaagtttttattttatttttaagttctaaataacttttattacaatattttaattcttctatGTTATTGTTGTTACCATCTTAGtttgtctaatttataaattaaaatttatcataggTATATATGTCTAGGaaagtatatgtgtatgtatatatattatatatatgatgtatatattacattttatatattataatgtatacCGTatgttatataatgtatatataatatatgtaatatattataatatataatgtatatattatattctatataaaatattctatataattatatatagtgtatatattatacatataatatatacatgcattattattttcagaGCTATCTGCAGTGTCATTGttcactgggggtcttggaatgcaTGTAGTGTGGATGACAGGCGACTAGTATATCTGTCATGTGAGTGAAAAAGTTGAACCCTAGTGAAAACTTTTTGTGATAATTCTTGGCATAAAATTAAGAATGTGTAGAAGTCAACatagttaaaaaacacttttGGACACTGGCATCCTTTTTCCCAGCCCTCCTGACACCACCCTGTTTTGGAACAGGCCACTCCATGTCTCCAGGTGTCATGTGCTCTTATGTGGTGGTGTCTAGGACAGAGGCCTGCAAGTGACTGCACAGATTGACTCCCGAGCGTCGCCTTTCCCTCCCCTGACACAGACCTTCACAGGGGAGGCAGGATGTCCACTGCTGGCCCATGGGGAGTCAGCACCTGCCCCTCTGCATCTCCATCTCCTCCCAGTGGTGCTGGCCCAGTAGGAGGTGCCATCCCCCTTCCTGTGTTTGGAATTCCCCAGGAAAATGGCATCTTTTGTGAGGACTGCTGGAATCCCTGGCACTGTGTTTGCAATAGCGCCCTCTGAAGGGCTGTCAGGGTAGGTTAAATGTCTTCTGTGaaaggatgcagctcagttggaAGAATCAGCGCCACATATGCATGGCCTGTGCCATCCCCAGCACATTTGCCTGTTGTTGATGGAACCGAGATGGTGTTAAGAGGTCCTAGCTGAGTCCATGTTAGATGATAACAGTTGGGTGGTTTGCTTGGGTTTACTAGAAAAGTTTGAGACATCATTGCTACCTAGAAAACTAACTAAGACAAAAAATTTACATACTCTGTTAAGTATCTCCAAATGTTTCCCAGGAAAACTGTTTAAATACAAGGTCACATGAATATCCACCCATCTTAGTTCATTATTTGCAGAGTTCACAAAATTAGATCATCCTCAATGATTCATCTTAACAGGGTCAATCTAGTGAAGAAAGTCATTATCGGTCGTCTtatcataaattcaaaataacatattttataaattgtaagCTCATGTGGAATGAGTTGATGTATTACAAATCAAGTGTATAAATATATGGAAGTATTGACACCCTTaattataaaaagtttttaattgaaCACTAACATGGAAAGCCAGCCCAACCAATTAACTAATGGTTGAAATCTAACCCAATCACTCACTGATTATAAGGATGCATCTGCATAGTAGagcatttggtgttttgtaaatGAATGCCCCCTCAATTAAATACAAAGGACCATGATTTCTTCTCACAAATCCTAAAGTGAAGTATAGTGTATATTGAAACTTTTGTGGTGCAGTTGGAAATGGTGTTTATGAAACTCTGAGCAAGGATTAACACTCCTGTCTATTTTTGACAGTCATCAGTGATCATAAATATATTGGAATCTTGAAAGATTGCATATTTTTGGgggacaacttaaaaaaaaactgaaacaaaagctaaattgcagaaatatcagCAGAGTAGAAAGAAGCGcacagggggagggaagaggggagggaaggggaaatactggagactgaattagagcacATTGTGTCACAGTGGTCTGCCTCATGTTCGAATAGAACCCTTGCTGTTGTACCTctaaagcttattttaaaaatggatgtgttttcttttcctcttctgttttccctTCCAAGTCTGAGTTATCAGTTCTTGAGCATACACACCCACCATGGGAACTAAGTAATTTAAGTTTCAatgatggcaccagaagatctaaggaatggtTCTGTCCAAAATTAACATGTGAATCCTCGCCCCAACACCTGGAATGAATGTCTTCTTTAAAAGCCCTTTCTTCTCCCTAATGggcagaaccacagcctctgggacaggaataCCCTGCACTTCTCCTTAGCTGGCAAAACAATAAATCTCTCCCCTTGTTCTCAAATGcgtgtcctcattattaaattggcactggggacaagacCAAGTTTTTGTTAACAATATACTCTATGCTTtcataattacataaaaatgaatcCCAATGTTATGTATAGCTgaaaataagcaattaaaaatatatagggAAGAAGACTTAGAGTGAGCAAACATCCATTAATGAGCAAGGAGAAAGCCTCTGAGTGTCTGTGCTTTCACAGTGCCTCTGTCTGAGTATTCACCCCACCAAGACCCAGGCACTCAAGGATTGATGGTTGGCCTGCAGTGGTATTGGAAGTGGAGGACCTTTCCGATGTGGAAGGTGGGTGGGTCAcgggggacatgcccttgaaggataCAGTGGAaacccattctctctctctctttattttccattgttCTCCTGTGTTATTCAGCCTTTTGTTGCTGTGGACAAAAcacctgacatgaacaacttagaggaaatatttatcttggctgatggtttcagaggactcagtccatgCTGGGAGGCTCCAAGGCACAAGCATCATGTCCGAAGAGTGTAcaggggaaagctgctcagcatAGGGCAGCTGGGGAACAGATAGAAAATGAGGAAGGGCTGTGGACGGAGTCAAGCTTCCCAGGGAATATCCACAGTGGACTGCTTCCTCCAACTGGGTCCACCTCTCAGTAGTCCACACtgtatcaatgaattaattcatcaaCTGTTTCatgcactgatgaggtcagagccctcaggaGCCAGTTATGGCCTGAAAGTGCCAAATGTGAAActtgctgcattgggaaccacAATTTCAGTGACTTTCGGGAGACATTCCAGACAGAAGCCATAATGCCTCTTTTCCACACACTCATTCAATGACGCACAGAGCTGTAACTGGCACAAAGCAACAAAACACCTAACCCTGAAACAAAACCTCCAAgagtgagacaaaataaatgattCCTCATTTCAGATGATTTATCTCATGAATCTGTTatagaaaaagtagaaagatgactaacacagtATCATAAATACTTATCAATGTGATATTTATACCCACTTATATAGGATGTATGTCCACAACTTAAATGGAACTATTCTTCATGGAAAGCATTAATTAAATAGTGATACCTTTGACTTTGTTGTAAACAAACGCCTGGAATTCATGAGAGAAATACCACGTTATATCAACCAAAATCTGTGAGATGAAACTGAGCAGAAATAATGGAGAGAACTAAATGGTACAATCATGGCCTCAGGGGTCAGCAATCACTCATGAGAATCCCACATTCCTACAGAGTTGGTGTATAAGGATGTGCACTCTTGGGATCAGACTGTTAGTAAAATATCTGATCTAATGAGGAGCTTTGGACACTGAGTCTCCAAGGGTACAGTGAGTATAGGAGTGAGCTTGTGACCACTCAATCAACAACTCTATTCCAGCAAAGAAGCAACCCTGATCCTTCTCCCAGAGAAGATCCTGCCTGACCAGGATTCCACTGACTCATTCGCTCTGCCGGCACTTCCTGAGGACACGTGTTTCATCTTCCATATCCAGGTGAGAAGCATATCCATTCTTCTGGAAGCCACCAACATAACTAAAGTCCCTTCATGAATACTTTGTAAATATGATTCGTGTAtctaattttgtcattttctgatATTCTACACTCTCTCCGCCCAGTGAATACTGGCCTCATTCAGGttccttcatattttttctccCTGACCTTCATTCCCAGAGGGAGTCAGCACATTAAAGACTTCCCTGATATTTGCATTCATCATGGTAGGGATGGTCCCTTCCTTTGCTCTTTCCTCAATTGCCCGACACACTGATGGTTTCTGAGGAATGATTAGTGCCACCCGTGATAATTGATGACATTCCATAAAGAACCCAACAGGAGATGTCAGTGTGAGAGTTGGATAAGTGGAGCACTCTTCTGGGTACTTCGTTCTATTGTGATTTTCTCATGATGAAATACCTTCACAATTTTTCCAGGTTCATTAACACATAATTGAATGAATTTTACATGAATTCAAGGCATACAAAatgatggatatatatatatatatatgtgtgtgtgtgtgtgtgtgtgtgtgtgtgtgtgtgtgtatgtgtttatgtctATGTATACCTTGCAAAATAACGACCACAATAAAGATAACACATCACCACATAGTTCCTCTTGTACAAATAGCATTCAAGCTTCTCATGCAGTTGATGATTTTCCCCTTCACAAGCATGAGTGTGTCTGGATCATGCTCGGAGTGTGTGAGACCAATGTTACACCAGATGGTAAATGACGTCCTAGCATCCTCTGTCTCTCCTGAGGACAGGACCACTTCTTTGAAGGGACCCTCATAGTTGGACCCTGATTAATTTATAAGTGGTCTTGTCTTCAACATTAACTTTTCTGAATATcaggaaattatttatattttcatctttttcttatataagtatttcatcttttctctcatttagtaaatttttgaaaaaaatgatatattgcCTATTAAATTATGAGAAGATCTCCCCTAGGATGAGACAGAgactcttttttgtttctttaagaatAATCAACAAACTGTTCAAGTAGAATATTAAACTATCTGGGATCTAGCTATAGTAGTACCTTCTTGAAATAGTCAGTTTACAAGTTAATAGATATATTAAGCATATGTGATATCAAATTTATAATACTGTCTTGTTGATGTGCTGTATTTCATTAATAGTTTTTTAATGAAAAGCTCCCCAACATTCCTTAGCATTAACTGCTAAAGGAGATGACTTATGATCGTGTGGAATTTTATGAGTATCAATGGTGGAGGTGCCATTTTCTAATGTTTAGTCAGATACACATGGATGGATGCCATTGAACTACTATCACTAATTTTATGGATAGTAATGAACATATAtttaagacaaaggaaaaattgGAGGGTTtgtcaggaagaaaatattaaagttgcATAGGAATATTGAGTCATCAGTGGTCATTTGGGAATGCATATTCTGTACTATTCAGAGGTGTTAAAGGAGTTTGGTTGAGAATCAGTGCAGCAGTCAGAATACCTGAGCTCAATCCCAGTCTGGGCCCAGCACTTACTGTGGATCTCACATCTATGATCCAGCCTCACCTTACCCAGGTGTCCTCTTGTGTAATTGATGTTCATAGTAAGAACTAACACGTCCATGATTTGACAAGATTGATTCTGAAGCAAGCCAAAGATAGGGAAGGTTTGCTTTAGAATATGGATGTCAAAAATTCATTCTTGTCTTTGTAAATGTCTTTAAATAATTCTGATTGAAAAGTATGCCTTGGAGTTTGTTTCACTCTCAGCACTTACAACAATACATGAAAGAGAGTTGTTGaccaaaaaaatttcaataaaggtagcagaaggaaaaggaggtaTGAGTGAAAAGGGAtgcagggagaaaggaggagagaaaaacacCTGAATATTGACT
Protein-coding regions in this window:
- the LOC124975340 gene encoding olfactory receptor 7G2-like, with the protein product MATINQTAVSEFLLLGLTDDPALQSIIFSIFLSMYLITILGNLLIILAVSFDSHLHTPMYFFLSNLSLNDICLITSTVPKMLVNILRQDQSITYTGCLSQVCFVLVFGGLENCLLAVMAYDRYVAICHPLIYTVVMNPHLRVLLVLLSLVISIVHALLHTLMVLRLSFCTDLEIPHFFCELAQIIKLACSDTLINNVLVYLVAGLFAGVPLFGIIFSYIHIVSSVLRMPSSEGKHKAFSTCGSHLSVVSLFYGTGFGVYISSVVTDSSRKTAVASVMYSVVTQMLNPFIYSLRNRDMKGALRKLISRTASPP